CCTTCTCGTCGACGATCAGCACGCGGTCGGCATCGCCATCCAGCGCAATGCCGATATCGGCGCGCATCTCGCGCACCTTCTCCACCAGCGCCTGCGGATGGGTCGAGCCGCACTCGTCGTTGATGTTGAAGCCATCGGGCTTGTCGCCCATCGTGATGACCTCGGCGCCGAGCTCCCAGAGCGCGGCGGGCGCCACCTTGTAGCCGGCGCCATTAGCGCAATCGACCACGATGCGCAGGCCGCCGAGTTCCAGATGGCGCGGCAGGGTGCGCTTGGCGAATTCGATATAGCGGGCCGGCGCGTCATCGATGCGCTTGGCGCGGCCGAGTGCGCGCGATCCGGCCAGATGCTTGGTCAGATCCTGGTCGAGCAGCTTCTCGATATCGTGCTCCACCTCGTCGGACAGCTTGTAGCCGTCGGGCGCGAACAGCTTGATGCCGTTGTCGGGGAAGGCATTGTGGGAGGCCGAGATCATCACGCCGAGATCGGCGCGCATCGAGCGCGTCAGCATGGCGACCGACGGCGTCGGCAGCGGGCCGACCAGCAGCACGTCCATGCCGACCGAGGTGAAGCCGGCGACCATCGCATATTCGATCATGTAGCCGGACAGCCGCGTGTCCTTGCCGATCAGCACGCGGTGGCGGTGGTCACCGCGCTGGAAGGCGATGCCGGCGGCCTGGCCGACCTTCATCGCGAATTCGGGCGTCAGCGGCGTGGAATTGGCGCGGCCGCGAATGCCATCCGTGCCGAAATATTTGCGGGCCATGGCCTGCCTTTTCTTGTTCAGGGCCGCGTGTCCGGCGGCTTCGTCGAATCAAGGGCAATGATGCCTCTGGACGCGGCTTATACGCTCCTTTCGGCCATTCTGTCGCCTTGGGCGGCTTCAACATTGGTGAGCGTGTGTGACAGGCGGGGGGCGGCTTTCTTCGGGAAGGTCGATAGAAGCCGCGCATCATGCCGCGGGCGTGATCCAATCCACGGGGACGTCGAGAGCCTTGGCGAGCGCTGCCAGAGTCTCGTCTGTGCCACGGCGCGTCTTGTTCTCGAGGGCCGAGAGATAGGGCTGCTCAATGCCTGCGGCTTTCGCGAGCTCCACCTGTGTCAGCCCACGCCATTTGCGGATCGCGGTCAGAACACCCTTCCCCTTGAGAATGAGCGCGGAGACCTCGGCGGGGAGAACCATCCGCCCCTGGGCTGCAAACGCCGCCTTGCGGGCATCATAGACCGCGATGTCGTCGGCCATCTCCTCCGCCTCTGATGCCAGAGCCGCCAGGCGGTCGAACTCCGCACGAGACATGATCACCATCTCCTCGCCGCCAGGGGTCATGAAGGTGTGGATCGCCGGGCTCATGACATTCATCTCCTCAATTCCGCTGATAGGTCGTGGACGACCGGCGGCCGATATAGAAGGCAAGGACGGTCGCTCCGTCCTCGTCGAAGATCACCCGGTATTCCCCCACGCGGAGCCGGAAACCCTAGCGCCCGACGAGAGCTATGACATGGCCAGTCCCCTCGATGGCATAGCGCGACATCGCCATGTCGATCGCGATCTGGGCCGACGCCGGGAGGCCGTCGAAATCCTTGGCAGCGGCGGGAGAAAGGATGATCGTCTTCATGCGCCACATGCGTGTTCATATATCACAGCGATCAGCAATATCGCAATATTTTCGGTGATATTTGGGGCTGCTCGGCAGGTCTGTTCGCCCTCCCCCTACCCCCCAACGCCTTCATCCCCGCGCCTCCCGGCCGGGGTTTGCCCATCAAGGCCGCCTCGCGAAGGCGGCGCGGACCGGTCCGGCTCCGGCCGCGTCTGGCGGCAGGAACCGGTTTTTGAAACTGAGCCATTCACGTCCGTTGCCGGACCGGCCCGCGCGCGGCGTTTGAGGTCTGCTCCGCCTGCACCCCTGGAGGACTGCGCTTTCTATCCTCCACTACAGCGGCGCCCGCTCGGGACGCCGGGATGAGACGGCTTGAACCGCCGAACCAGGGATTGCGTTAGATCCCGAAGCCCGGCCACCGCTCCCCGGCCGGGCGCACGGACGCCCCGTGCGCTCCCTTCTCCGGCAGGAGACGGGAGAGATCATCGCACGGGTTCGGCGGATGGGCGGTCGGCTGATCGAACAATCGGCGGGGTTGCAGGCAAAACGCGAGACAGATCAGCGGTTTATCCCGTAGCCGGCGCCATGCCCCGGCCGCACTTGTCCCCGTCGGGCGTCAGGAATTCCGGAAATAGCGCTCGACCTGGCCGTTCAGCTTGAGCGTCAGGGGATTGCCCTTGCGGTCCTTGGCGACGCCAGCCGCAACCCGCACCCAGCCCTCGCTGACGCAATATTCCTCGACATTGGTCTTTTCCACGCCCTTGAAGCGGATTCCGACGTCCCGCGACAGCGCCGCCTCGTCATAGAACGGGCTGGACGGATCGGTGGACAGGCGGTCGGGAGGCGTGTCGGACATGGCGAAAACTCATCATCGCAAGAGATCGATGCGCTCCATACCCCCGCGCCACGCCGAAGGAAAGCCAGCGATTGCGGGGCAGCGTTCGAGCAATGCTCGCCTTATGACGCCAAGCCCTTCGATCTTAACCTCTGGTGAGGATGTTTCGGACAATTCTAGCGCGCCCACGGACGACCGGCCACAACGCAGTGGTCCTGAGTCGGCAGGGTCCGCCTGGGAAAGGGCCGCCTCGACAATGCCGTCGCTGCACGCACCGACACTGCTGCTCACCCTTGTGATGGTGGCGCTTGCGACCGGCGTGCTGCATCTGTTGTCGTCGCGCCAGAACCGTTCCGAGGTCTCGCTCGTCTATTGGGGCCTGTCCAACCTGATGGCCGCCCTGGCGCTGGGCCTGCTCGGCACGCGGCAGGTCTGGAACGACCGGCTCAGCATCGATGTCGCCAATGCGGCCCTCTACTTCAGCTTCATGCTGAGCTTTGCCGGCATGCGCCGCTTCTGCGGCAAGCCGGTCTGGTGGCCCCTGCTGCTCATCCCCTCGCTGGTCTGGCTGGCCTTGTGCCAGGGACCGGTCTTCTACGCCTCGATCGAGGCGCGCATGGCGGTCAATTCCACGTTCAGCGGCGCGATCTGGATGGCGACCGCCTACACGCTGTGGAGCTACCGCACCGAGCCGCTCGCATCGCGGGCGCCGACCTATTTCTGGATGGCGATTCACGCCGGCATCTTCATTCTGCGCGTGCCGCTGCTGCTCTATCTTGGCGTGCCCAAGGGCGTCGACCTGTTCACCAGCCCGCTCATGTCGCTGACCCTCATCGAGGGTCTGATCCACGTCACCATCATCTCGTTCCTGCAGATGTCGCTGACCAAGGACCGCGCGGAAAACCGCTACCGCCTGGCCGCCGAGACCGACATGCTGACCGGGCTCGCCAATCGCCGCGCCTTCTTCGACCAGGCAGAGGTGAAGCTCGCGGAAGCGCGCCGCACGCTCCGCCCGGCCTCCGTCCTGCTGATCGACGTCGACCGGTTCAAGGCAATCAACGACACCCATGGCCATGCCGGCGGCGACGCCGTCCTGGTGGCGCTCGCCCAGGCGATCTCCCAGCACCTGCGGCCGAACGAGGTGTTCGGACGCCTCGGCGGCGAGGAATTCGGCTGCCTCCTGCCGGAAACGCCGCTCGCCACCGCTTCCATCATTGCCGAGGGCCTGCGCGCCCGCATTGCCGGCCTCGAGATCCGCAACGGCGACGATGTGATCCGCGTCTCGGTCAGCATCGGCGTCTCGGCCACCACCAGCACGCCCGGCGGCCTCGACAGGCTGCTCGCCGAGGCCGATGCCGGCCTCTATCAGGCCAAGCGCGACGGACGCGACCGCGTGGTGACGGCGCCGGTGCAGTTGCTCAAGGCGGGTTGAGGGCTTGTCCGGGGCTTGACCCGGCAGCGCCGATCGCGGCGAACTCACGGCATGGCCTGTTCCGGCCGCCTGCCCCGCGGAGACCGCCATGCGCGCCAGAATGCCGGCCCACCTCCTCGCGCTTGCCGGCCTCTGGCTGATCGCGGCAAGCCCCGCGGCGCTCGCGCAAGCCAAGGGCAAGACCGGCGCCGAGACGCCGCCCCCGGCCGCCCCCTCCGCCACAAATGCCTCCATCACCGGCTCGTGGGTCGGCACCTATGTCTGCCTGCAGGGCCGCACCGGCCTGACGCTGACCATCGACGAGGCAAACCCCGACCGCGCGCGGGCGACCTTCCATTTCTATGCCGATGCCAGCAATCCAGCCGTCCCCTCCGGCTGTTTCAGCCAGACCGGCCGCTATGATCCGCAGACACGCCGCCTGACGCTCGCCGGCGGGCGCTGGATCGTCCGCCCGCGCAATTACGAGACCGTGGGGCTCACCGGCACGATGGACGCCACCGGCCAGGTTCTGTCGGGCAGGGTGACCCAGGCCGAGGGCTGCACGACGTTCCGGCTGGAGCGGAGACCGCATCCGGACAGCGCGCCAGCGGCGTGCGGGGTGAGTGCGGCTCTCCGCTAGAGCCTCATCCCTACCGCGCCACACGCCCCTCGATCGGGTACGCCGGATCGCTATAGCCCGGCGTCGACGGATGGCCCGTTGCCACCAGTTTATCCACCAGCGCCTCGTCGGCCTTGGTGAAGGCATATCCCGGCGCGCCGAGATAATCCTCGAACTGCGCCATGGTGCGCGGGCCGGCGATCGCCGCGGTCACCAGCTTGTTGTTCAGCACCCAGGCGGTGGCGAATTGGCCCGGCGTGATGCCGCGCTTCTCGGCATGGGCTTTCAGCTTCTGCGCGATGACGAGGGATTCCTTGCGCCATTCCGTCTGCATCATGCGCGTGTCGGCGCGGGCCGCGCGGGTGCCTTCCGGCGGCGGGGACTTCGGGTCGTACTTGCCCGACAGGATGCCGCGCGCCAGCGGCGAATAGGGCACCACGCCGAGGCCGTAGAAATCGCAGGCCGGCAGAACCTCCACCTCGGGCATGCGGTTCATGGCGTTGTAATAGGGCTGGCAGACCACCGGGCGGTCGATGCCGAGCCGGTCGGCGATGGCGCAGACTTCGGCGATGCGCCAGGCGCGGAAATTCGACACGCCCCAATGGCGGATCTTGCCTTGCCGGATGAGGTCGCCGAGCGCCGAGACGGTCTCGGCGAGCGATGTCGAATGGTCCTCCTTGTGGAGGTAATAGATGTCGATCACATCGGTGCCGAGGCGCTTCAGGCTGGCCTCCACCGCGCGGAACATGTAGCCGCGGCCAAGGCCGCGATCATTCGGGCCGGGGCCGGTGGGATTGCAGAGCTTGGTGGCGAGGATCCATTGCGAGCGGTCGGCCTTGATGGCGCGGCCCGTGATCTCCTCCGAGCGGCCCTCGGTATAGACATCCGCCGTGTCGATGAAATTGACGCCGGCATCCTTGGCCCGGCCGATGATCTTGACCGCGTCCTTCTCATTGGTCGGCCCGCCGAACATCATGGTGCCGAGGCAGATGGGCGAGACCTTCAGGCTCGAGCGGCCGAGATTGCGGGGCTGCATGGGACGTCTCCGGGGCGTGTCTTGGAGAGCCTGTCTTTGGGGCAGGCGAACGGGCGCGTAGAGAAGCCGACGGCGCGCCGTCCCGCAAGCGGCGATTGGGCATGGCCGCACCTGGGAGGCCGGATGGCCGCCTTGCCGCCTTGGGGCCTCCCGCGCCACAGTGCCCGCCCCGTCACCGGCAGCAGCAAGCCCCCATGGCCATCATTTCAGTCGAACCGTTCATCCTTCATGTGCCGGTGACCGGCTCCAGCATTTCCGATTCCACCCACACCCTGTCGCATTGGGGCGTGGTGGGCGCGCGGGTGCACACCGATGACGGCCTCGTCGGCACCGGCTTCACCGGCACCCATGCCGACCTCATGGGGGACCGGCTGATCACCCAGTGCATTGCCACGTCCTATGCGCCGCTGCTGATCGGCGAGGACGAGGCCGACATCACCCGGCTCTGGCAGAAGCTGGCGCGCCACCCGCCGGTGCAGTGGATCGGCCGGGCCGGCATCAGCCATATCGCGCTTGGTGCGCTCGACATCGCGCTGTGGGACATCAAGGCCAAGCGCGCGGGCCAACCCTTATGGAAGCTGCTCGGCGGCTCCACCTCGGACAGGCTGATGGCCTACAACACCGATATCGGCTGGCTGTCGATCCCCGACGACGAGCTGATCGCGGGCTCGCGCCGCGCCGTCGAGGAGGAAGGGTTCCGCGGCATCAAGGTGAAGGTCGGATCGGCCGACATGGCGCGCGACCTGAAGCGGCTTGCCGCCGTCCGCAAGGCGATCGGTCCCGGCCTGATGCTGGCCATCGACGGCAATGGCCGCTGGGACCTGCCGACCTGCATTCGCTTCTGCCGCGAGGCCGACGGGCTCGACATCTTCTGGTTCGAGGAGCCGCTCTGGTACGACGACATTGCAGGCCATGCGGCTCTCGCCCGGGCAAGCCGCATCCCCGTCGCGCTCGGCGAACAGCTCTACACGGCGGAGGCCTTTTCCGAGTTCATCGGCCGCGGCGCGGTGCATTACGTCCAGCCCGACGTCACGCGCCTTGCCGGCATCACCGAATATATCCGCGT
This region of Phreatobacter aquaticus genomic DNA includes:
- the glmM gene encoding phosphoglucosamine mutase; its protein translation is MARKYFGTDGIRGRANSTPLTPEFAMKVGQAAGIAFQRGDHRHRVLIGKDTRLSGYMIEYAMVAGFTSVGMDVLLVGPLPTPSVAMLTRSMRADLGVMISASHNAFPDNGIKLFAPDGYKLSDEVEHDIEKLLDQDLTKHLAGSRALGRAKRIDDAPARYIEFAKRTLPRHLELGGLRIVVDCANGAGYKVAPAALWELGAEVITMGDKPDGFNINDECGSTHPQALVEKVREMRADIGIALDGDADRVLIVDEKGQVVDGDQLMAVVAQSWLDDGRLSAPGIVATVMSNLGLERFLGGLGLGMARTPVGDRYVLEHMREHGFNVGGEQSGHIILSDYSTTGDGLVAALQVLAVVIKSGKPVSEVCHRFEPLPQILKNVRFKGGKPLENAGVVTAIDDAKEKLGHHGRLVIRPSGTEPVIRVMAEGDDRDLVETVVDQIVDAVTKAAA
- a CDS encoding helix-turn-helix domain-containing protein; protein product: MSPAIHTFMTPGGEEMVIMSRAEFDRLAALASEAEEMADDIAVYDARKAAFAAQGRMVLPAEVSALILKGKGVLTAIRKWRGLTQVELAKAAGIEQPYLSALENKTRRGTDETLAALAKALDVPVDWITPAA
- a CDS encoding DUF3297 family protein, coding for MSDTPPDRLSTDPSSPFYDEAALSRDVGIRFKGVEKTNVEEYCVSEGWVRVAAGVAKDRKGNPLTLKLNGQVERYFRNS
- a CDS encoding GGDEF domain-containing protein, whose protein sequence is MPSLHAPTLLLTLVMVALATGVLHLLSSRQNRSEVSLVYWGLSNLMAALALGLLGTRQVWNDRLSIDVANAALYFSFMLSFAGMRRFCGKPVWWPLLLIPSLVWLALCQGPVFYASIEARMAVNSTFSGAIWMATAYTLWSYRTEPLASRAPTYFWMAIHAGIFILRVPLLLYLGVPKGVDLFTSPLMSLTLIEGLIHVTIISFLQMSLTKDRAENRYRLAAETDMLTGLANRRAFFDQAEVKLAEARRTLRPASVLLIDVDRFKAINDTHGHAGGDAVLVALAQAISQHLRPNEVFGRLGGEEFGCLLPETPLATASIIAEGLRARIAGLEIRNGDDVIRVSVSIGVSATTSTPGGLDRLLAEADAGLYQAKRDGRDRVVTAPVQLLKAG
- a CDS encoding aldo/keto reductase, yielding MQPRNLGRSSLKVSPICLGTMMFGGPTNEKDAVKIIGRAKDAGVNFIDTADVYTEGRSEEITGRAIKADRSQWILATKLCNPTGPGPNDRGLGRGYMFRAVEASLKRLGTDVIDIYYLHKEDHSTSLAETVSALGDLIRQGKIRHWGVSNFRAWRIAEVCAIADRLGIDRPVVCQPYYNAMNRMPEVEVLPACDFYGLGVVPYSPLARGILSGKYDPKSPPPEGTRAARADTRMMQTEWRKESLVIAQKLKAHAEKRGITPGQFATAWVLNNKLVTAAIAGPRTMAQFEDYLGAPGYAFTKADEALVDKLVATGHPSTPGYSDPAYPIEGRVAR
- a CDS encoding mandelate racemase/muconate lactonizing enzyme family protein; this encodes MAIISVEPFILHVPVTGSSISDSTHTLSHWGVVGARVHTDDGLVGTGFTGTHADLMGDRLITQCIATSYAPLLIGEDEADITRLWQKLARHPPVQWIGRAGISHIALGALDIALWDIKAKRAGQPLWKLLGGSTSDRLMAYNTDIGWLSIPDDELIAGSRRAVEEEGFRGIKVKVGSADMARDLKRLAAVRKAIGPGLMLAIDGNGRWDLPTCIRFCREADGLDIFWFEEPLWYDDIAGHAALARASRIPVALGEQLYTAEAFSEFIGRGAVHYVQPDVTRLAGITEYIRVAEIAHGARLPVVAHAGDMSQVHVHLAHWHPASAMLEYIPWIKDCFEEPIRVVDGNFVRPSQPGAGTSVMPEKFAQFSKTLG